One stretch of Prunus persica cultivar Lovell chromosome G1, Prunus_persica_NCBIv2, whole genome shotgun sequence DNA includes these proteins:
- the LOC18791793 gene encoding G-type lectin S-receptor-like serine/threonine-protein kinase At5g35370, with protein MGSFLFIPTVFLLFVLLVLVSGGSFSEFIYPNFSASHFQFVDNAGGAFLSSRNGTFKAAIVNPGAEQPNFYLCIIHVASNTVIWTANRNASISASGKMNLTAKGVSISDEDGNPVWSTPSLKSPVSALLLNEMGNLILLDQFNGSLWESFHYPTDTIVIGQHLPVGSFLSSTRSNFSIGDYRLIISDSDAILQWLGQTYWELSMDTNAYTNSNYIVEYMSIDRTGLHLLGRNGTVVVIQVLLSSSDLRIAKLESSGQFTVKSLSGTDWKQEFGGPADDCQIPLVCGRVGLCTASTSHTCSCPASFHAGSEDTGGCVPSGSFSLPFSCNSTINGSQLNSPAISYIRLDYGMDYFANVFSEPVKYGVNLSTCQALCSSDCTCLGIFYENSSGSCYTLKDELGSIFVSNTAKNDLLGYIKALVGSSPSNFSDNKNPSNQSKNFPVAALVLLPFSGFFLLVALGFLLWGRRRQSKKKEIKLGHFGSLSSGDMDAFYIPGLPKRFDYEELEVATDDFKTLIGSGGFGAVYKGVLPDKTVVAVKKIINLGVQGKKDFCSEIAVIGNIHHANLVKLKGFCAQGRQRLLVYEYMNRGSLDRSLFGSGPVLEWQERLDIALGTARGLAYLHSGCEQKIIHCDVKPENILLHDHFQAKISDFGLSKLLTTEQSSLFTTMRGTRGYLAPEWLTNSAISEKTDVYSFGMVLLELVSGRKNTLRLQSHSLNNSSSGGGQSSSSSGSALVYFPLFALEMHEQGRYLELADWRLEGRVTSEEVEKFVRVALCCVHEEPALRPNMNTIVGMLEGGIPLGRPNLQSLNFLRFIGRGFTEASMIERGTEQIDRVLYPEVNASPTTTTMDSRNYFSYVSSQQVSGPR; from the coding sequence ATGGGGTCCTTCTTATTCATCCCTACTGTTTTCTTACTTTTTGTTCTCCTTGTTCTCGTCTCCGGTGGATCTTTCTCAGAGTTCATATACCCGAATTTCTCAGCTTCACACTTTCAATTCGTTGACAACGCCGGCGGTGCCTTCTTGTCCTCTCGAAATGGAACATTTAAAGCTGCTATTGTCAATCCTGGTGCTGAACAACCCAACTTCTACTTGTGCATCATCCATGTGGCATCCAACACCGTCATCTGGACTGCTAATCGTAATGCTTCCATATCAGCTTCTGGTAAGATGAATCTAACGGCTAAAGGTGTTAGCATTTCAGATGAGGATGGTAATCCCGTATGGTCAACTCCATCATTGAAGTCACCAGTTTCTGCATTACTGCTGAATGAAATGGGTAACCTTATCCTTCTTGATCAATTCAATGGTTCCCTTTGGGAAAGTTTTCATTATCCAACCGACACGATTGTGATTGGACAACACTTACCAGTTGGGTCATTTCTGTCCAGTACTCGATCAAATTTTTCAATTGGTGATTACAGGCTCATAATAAGTGATTCTGATGCGATACTTCAATGGCTTGGACAGACATATTGGGAATTGTCAATGGATACAAACGCTTATACAAACTCGAATTATATAGTGGAATATATGTCCATTGACAGAACAGGTCTTCATCTGCTTGGTCGTAATGGAACAGTGGTCGTGATTCAGGTACTCTTGTCATCTTCTGACTTGAGAATTGCCAAGTTGGAGTCCTCTGGCCAATTTACTGTCAAAAGTTTATCTGGTACTGACTGGAAGCAAGAATTTGGTGGGCCAGCTGATGATTGTCAAATTCCATTAGTTTGTGGCAGAGTTGGTTTGTGTACTGCATCTACCAGCCATACTTGTTCATGCCCCGCAAGCTTCCATGCAGGTTCAGAAGATACTGGCGGTTGTGTGCCAAgtggttctttttctttgccgTTTTCTTGCAACTCAACCATTAATGGTAGTCAGTTGAATTCACCAGCCATTTCATATATCAGGCTTGACTACGGCATGGATTATTTTGCCAATGTTTTCTCCGAGCCTGTAAAATATGGTGTTAATTTGTCAACCTGTCAAGCTCTCTGCTCAAGTGACTGCACTTGCTTGggaattttttatgaaaattcatCTGGTTCTTGCTATACACTTAAAGATGAGTTGGGTTCCATTTTTGTGAGTAATACAGCCAAAAATGACCTGTTGGGCTACATCAAGGCTCTTGTTGGATCTTCTCCATCAAACTTCAGTGATAATAAGAATCCCAGCAATCAAAGCAAAAACTTTCCTGTAGCTGCTCTGGTGCTTTTGCCGTTCAGTGGGTTCTTTCTGTTGGTGGCTCTAGGTTTCCTCTTGTGGGGAAGACGGAGACagtcaaagaaaaaagagataaaattAGGGCATTTTGGTTCACTTTCTTCAGGGGATATGGATGCCTTCTATATCCCAGGTTTACCTAAGAGGTTTGATTATGAAGAACTTGAAGTGGCTACAGATGATTTCAAGACCCTGATTGGGTCAGGTGGGTTTGGTGCTGTGTATAAGGGTGTTCTACCTGATAAAACTgttgtagctgtaaaaaagataataaatttAGGTGTTCAAGGGAAAAAAGATTTCTGCAGTGAGATTGCAGTAATTGGTAATATTCACCATGCCAATTTGGTCAAACTGAAAGGTTTTTGCGCCCAAGGGAGACAACGCCTTTTGGTTTATGAGTATATGAATCGTGGGTCACTTGACCGCAGTCTTTTTGGTAGTGGACCAGTATTAGAATGGCAAGAGAGGCTTGATATAGCACTAGGGACAGCCCGTGGGCTTGCATACCTGCACAGTGGGTGTGAACAGAAGATAATCCATTGTGATGTGAAGCCAGAGAACATTCTCTTACACGACCACTTTCAAGCAAAGATCTCCGATTTTGGCCTTTCAAAGCTTCTAACTACTGAACAGTCTAGTCTATTTACAACTATGAGAGGCACACGTGGCTATCTCGCCCCAGAATGGCTTACTAACTCTGCAATCTCAGAAAAAACTGACGTCTATAGTTTTGGAATGGTACTACTTGAACTTGTGAGTGGAAGGAAAAATACATTACGACTGCAAAGCCATAGCCTGAATAACAGTAGCAGCGGTGGGGGTCAGTCATCATCGTCATCTGGGTCAGCACTTGTTTATTTTCCTCTATTTGCTCTAGAGATGCATGAGCAGGGGAGGTACTTGGAGCTTGCTGACTGGAGATTGGAGGGACGGGTGACAAGTGAAGAGGTGGAGAAATTTGTACGTGTCGCATTGTGTTGCGTTCATGAGGAACCGGCACTTAGGCCAAATATGAATACTATTGTTGGCATGCTGGAAGGTGGGATCCCTTTGGGTCGGCCAAATTTGCAATCATTGAATTTCTTGCGCTTTATTGGGCGTGGATTTACTGAGGCTTCTATGATAGAAAGGGGAACTGAGCAAATTGATCGTGTGTTGTATCCAGAGGTGAATGCTTCTcctacaacaacaacaatggaCTCGCGTAATTACTTCTCTTACGTCTCTTCACAGCAAGTTTCAGGCCCAAGATAG